From the genome of Leptospira andrefontaineae, one region includes:
- a CDS encoding DegT/DnrJ/EryC1/StrS family aminotransferase, translated as MGVPFIDIKRFEPGLLEAWEDKVKTLSKNASFIGGEEVALLEKNLATTAGTKYSIACANGTDALQLALRALGVGKGDKVLVPDSTFWATFESVVNVGADPATVDTNPDDLQMDFEEFKKALEEVKPKAAIIVHLYGWGSAKLEDYRKLCKEKGVFLLEDGAQSFGVLYKGKPIYQDALITTTSFYPAKVLGGAGDGGAVFTNDEELANKVRMLGNHGRTSHYGYGDVGWNSRMDTLQAAFLNLNIPYLDARIASRRKAAEKYYQVLPSLGVNVIHPPKDFQENGYCNVTLFDPAERPKIQEALKAKGIGFAVIYPGAMSDQPGAKPYIVGKFGKEHRTGKICDSILNFPLFPYMTDSELEEVFAAIKEYKSLS; from the coding sequence ATGGGCGTACCTTTCATAGATATTAAAAGATTCGAGCCGGGATTACTAGAAGCTTGGGAAGATAAAGTAAAAACTCTCAGCAAGAACGCCTCCTTCATCGGAGGAGAAGAAGTCGCATTATTAGAAAAAAATCTGGCAACAACCGCCGGGACCAAATATTCGATCGCATGTGCGAATGGAACAGATGCGCTTCAATTAGCGCTAAGAGCCTTGGGTGTAGGAAAAGGAGATAAGGTATTAGTTCCTGATTCTACTTTCTGGGCAACATTCGAATCAGTAGTAAACGTAGGTGCAGACCCTGCTACGGTAGATACAAATCCAGATGATCTACAAATGGATTTCGAAGAATTCAAAAAAGCACTTGAAGAAGTAAAGCCGAAGGCTGCGATCATAGTTCACCTTTACGGTTGGGGAAGTGCAAAGTTAGAAGATTACCGAAAACTTTGTAAAGAGAAAGGAGTTTTCTTATTAGAAGATGGAGCTCAATCCTTCGGAGTTTTATATAAGGGAAAACCTATCTACCAAGATGCATTGATCACTACTACTTCTTTCTATCCAGCAAAAGTTTTAGGTGGAGCAGGAGACGGCGGAGCAGTTTTCACAAACGATGAAGAACTCGCAAATAAAGTAAGAATGCTCGGAAACCACGGAAGAACTTCACATTACGGTTATGGAGACGTGGGTTGGAATTCCAGAATGGATACTCTACAAGCTGCATTCTTAAATTTGAATATTCCTTATTTAGATGCAAGGATTGCTTCTCGCAGAAAGGCTGCTGAAAAGTATTATCAAGTTCTTCCAAGTTTAGGAGTGAACGTAATTCATCCTCCGAAAGACTTTCAAGAAAACGGATATTGTAACGTAACTCTTTTTGATCCCGCAGAAAGACCAAAAATCCAAGAAGCCCTAAAAGCAAAGGGGATCGGTTTTGCGGTTATTTACCCTGGAGCAATGAGTGATCAACCGGGCGCAAAACCTTATATCGTAGGTAAATTCGGAAAAGAACATAGGACCGGAAAGATCTGCGATTCAATATTAAATTTTCCTTTATTTCCTTACATGACTGATTCCGAACTGGAAGAAGTTTTTGCCGCGATCAAGGAATATAAGAGCCTGTCCTAA
- a CDS encoding TIGR04452 family lipoprotein → MKMLISILYILFVLAACNIIESTGLTKDSYTGGEAREKIRDAAFNGDGIYYEKKYGGYSGLVFSKSVQNALMVSVLLDLDDSKYYNKDKVNDCVSDIEKFSYLNRLDSVGTLTLSENCRNFKEIGFFPK, encoded by the coding sequence ATGAAAATGCTTATTAGTATATTATATATTCTTTTTGTCTTAGCTGCATGTAATATTATAGAGTCAACTGGTTTGACGAAAGATTCGTATACTGGCGGCGAGGCAAGAGAGAAAATTCGAGATGCTGCTTTTAATGGAGACGGGATCTACTACGAAAAGAAATACGGTGGTTATAGCGGACTGGTTTTTTCTAAATCCGTTCAGAATGCGTTGATGGTTTCCGTATTGTTAGATTTGGATGACTCGAAATATTATAATAAGGATAAGGTGAATGATTGTGTTTCCGATATAGAAAAGTTTTCCTATCTGAATCGTCTTGACTCCGTCGGAACTTTAACGTTAAGCGAGAATTGTCGTAACTTCAAAGAAATTGGGTTTTTTCCTAAATAA